One region of Arvicola amphibius chromosome 3, mArvAmp1.2, whole genome shotgun sequence genomic DNA includes:
- the LOC119809341 gene encoding olfactory receptor 150-like, protein MKEVNQTTVTEFILSGLTENPELQVPLFLIFLGVYLITVVGNLGMIILILFSSHLHTPMYYLLSSLSFIDCCQSTVITPKMLVNFVTEKNVVPYPECMAQFYFFCAFAVAECHMLAVMAYDRYVAISNPLLYNVTMSYQVCLWMVAWIYGMGLLSATAHTVFLLRVLFCKANLIRHYFCDIFPLLELSCSSTFINEVLALSFSAFNIIIPAMTILGSYMFIIFSILHIQSTGGRSKAFSTCSSHILAVAIFYGSLAFMYLQPSSVNSLTQGKLSSVFYTIVVPILNPMIYILRNKDVKVALKKLLENISFFLTKNSFP, encoded by the coding sequence ATGAAAGAAGTAAATCAAACAACAGTGACTGAGTTCATCCTCAGTGGGTTAACAGAGAATCCAGAGCTCCAGGTGCCCCTATTTCTCATCTTCCTAGGAGTCTATTTGATTACAGTTGTGGGAAACCTGGGCATGATCATCTTGATTCTGTTTAGTTCTCATTTACACACACCCATGTATTATTTACTCAGCAGTCTGTCCTTTATTGACTGCTGTCAGTCAACTGTAATTACTCCCAAAATGCTGGTAAACTTTGTGACAGAGAAGAATGTTGTCCCCTATCCAGAATGCATGGCTCAATTCTACTTCTTCTGTGCTTTTGCTGTCGCAGAATGTCACATGTTAGCTGTAATGGCATATGATCGTTATGTGGCTATCTCTAACCCTTTGCTTTACAATGTAACCATGTCCTATCAAGTCTGTTTATGGATGGTAGCCTGGATATATGGTATGGGCTTACTAAGTGCTACTGCTCACACTGTCTTCCTGCTAAGAGTGCTTTTTTGTAAGGCTAATTTAATAAGGCATTACTTCTGTGATATTTTCCCATTACTGGAGCTCTCTTGCTCTAGTACTTTTATCAATGAAGTACTAGCATTGTCCTTTAGTGCATTTAACATTATTATACCGGCTATGACCATCCTTGGCTCTTACATGTTCATCATATTCAGCATCCTCCACATTCAATCCACTGGGGGCAGATCCAAGGCCTTCAGCACATGTAGCTCTCACATCTTGGCTGTTGCTATTTTCTATGGTTCTTTAGCTTTCATGTATCTTCAGCCATCATCAGTAAACTCCCTGACCCAAGGGAAATTATCATCTGTGTTTTATACCATTGTTGTGCCTATATTGAATCCTATGATTTACATCCTGAGAAATAAAGATGTCAAAGTTGCCCTAAAGAAGTTACTAGAAAACATAAGTTTCTTCTTAACAAAGAACAGTTTTCCTTAG
- the LOC119809342 gene encoding olfactory receptor 150-like, whose amino-acid sequence MLEVNQTTVTEFILDGLTKNQELQLPLFLIFLVIYLVTVVGNLGMIILIIFSSHLHTPMYYLLSSLSFIDFCQSTVIIPKMLVNFVSEKNVISYPECMAQFYLFCVFAVAECHMLAVMAYDRYVAISNPLLYNVTMSYQVCLWMIAGVYSMGFLSATASAFFLIRLLFCKANIIKHYFCDFFPLLELSCSSTFINEVLVWSLGSFNILIPAMTILSSYIFIIVSILNIHSTGGRLKAFSTCSSHIMAVAIFYGSLAIMYLQPSSVSSLGQSKLSSVFYTIVVPMLNPMIYSLRNNDVKISLRKLIQKVSFHLTMTDFHYQWSITLKFIKR is encoded by the coding sequence ATGTTAGAAGTAAATCAAACCACAGTGACTGAATTCATCCTTGATGGGTTAACAAAGAATCAAGAACTCCAGTTACCCCTTTTCCTCATCTTTCTGGTAATCTATTTGGTTACAGTTGTGGGAAATCTAGGAATGATCATCTTGATTATATTTAGTTCTCATCTTCACACACCCATGTATTATTTACTCAGCAGTCTGTCCTTTATTGACTTTTGTCAGTCAACTGTCATTATTCCCAAAATGCTGGTGAACTTTGTGTCAGAGAAGAATGTCATCTCCTATCCAGAATGCATGGCTCAGTTCTacttgttctgtgtttttgcTGTTGCAGAATGTCACATGTTGGCTGTAATGgcatatgaccgctatgtggctatCTCTAACCCTTTGCTTTACAATGTAACCATGTCCTATCAAGTCTGTTTGTGGATGATTGCTGGGGTATATAGTATGGGATTCCTTAGTGCCACAGCTTCAGCTTTCTTCTTGATAAGATTGCTTTTCTGTAAGGCTAATATAATAAAGCATTACTTTTGTGATTTTTTCCCATTACTGGAGCTCTCTTGCTCTAGTACTTTTATCAATGAAGTACTAGTATGGTCCCTTGGTTCATTTAACATTCTTATACCAGCTATGACCATTCTTAGTTCTTACATCTTCATCATTGTCAGCATCCTCAATATTCATTCCACTGGGGGAAGACTCAAGgccttcagcacctgcagctcCCACATCATGGCTGTTGCTATTTTCTACGGGTCTTTAGCCATCATGTATCTTCAGCCATCCTCAGTCAGCTCCCTGGGCCAAAGCAAAttgtcatctgtgttttataCCATTGTAGTGCCTATGTTGAATCCAATGATCTACAGCCTGAGAAATAATGATGTCAAGATTTCCCtaagaaaattaattcaaaagGTCAGTTTTCACTTAACAATGACTGATTTTCATTATCAATGGAGTATAACTCTGAAATTCATCAAAAGATGA
- the LOC119809821 gene encoding olfactory receptor 1537-like — protein MASGNHCTVTEFFLAGLSEKPELQMPLFFLFIGIYVVTVAGNLGMITLIVLSSHLHNPMYYFLCSLSFIDFCQSTVVTPKMLMGFLTEKNLISYPGCMTQLYFFIIFGTAECCTLAAMAYDRYVAICNPLLYSVTMSYQIYSSLILGVYIFSVFCASLHTGFMIRIWFCKLDVINHYFCDLPSLLKLACSSTYINELLILFFGTLNIFLPILTIITSYIFIIASILRIRSTEGRSKAFSTCSSHILAVVIFFGSLAFMYLKPSSINSMDQGKVSSVFYTIIVPMLNPIIYSLRNKDVSVALKKILERKAFM, from the coding sequence ATGGCATCAGGAAACCATTGCACAGTGACTGAGTTCTTCTTGGCTGGGCTCTCAGAGAAACCAGAACTCCAAAtgccccttttcttcctctttattggAATCTATGTGGTCACTGTAGCAGGAAATCTGGGCATGATCACACTGATTGTGCTCAGTTCCCACCTGCACAACCCCATGTACTATTTCCTCTGCAGTCTCTCCTTCATTGACTTTTGTCAGTCCACAGTTGTTACTCCTAAGATGCTGATGGGCTTTTTGACCGAGAAAAATCTCATCTCCTACCCTGGATGCATGACTCAGCtctatttctttatcatttttggCACTGCAGAATGTTGCACATTAGCTGCAATGGCATATGACCGCTATGTCGCCATCTGTAATCCACTGCTTTACAGTGTAACCATGTCCTATCAAATTTACAGCTCTTTAATTTTAGGAGTGTATATTTTTAGTGTGTTTTGTGCATCACTTCACACGGGTTTCATGATACGGATTTGGTTCTGCAAATTAGATGTGATCAACCACTATTTCTGTGATCTTCCTTCCCTCTTGAAGCTTGCATGCTCTAGTACCTACATAAATGAATTGTTGATTCTATTTTTTGGTACATTGAACATCTTTCTCCCAATCCTGACCATTATTACTTCTTACATCTTTATTATTGCCAGCATCCTCCGAATTCGCTCCACAGAAGGCAGGTCGAAAGCCTTCAGTACTTGTAGTTCTCACATCTTGGCTGTCGTTATCTTCTTTGGATCTTTAGCATTTATGTATCTGAAGCCATCATCAATCAACTCCATGGACCAAGGAAAAGTGTCCTCTGTGTTTTATACCATCATTGTACCCATGCTAAACCCCATCATATACAGCCTGAGGAATAAGGATGTTAGTGTGGCCTTGAAGAAAATACTTGAAAGAAAAGCATTCATGTAA